Proteins encoded within one genomic window of Oncorhynchus masou masou isolate Uvic2021 chromosome 1, UVic_Omas_1.1, whole genome shotgun sequence:
- the LOC135550886 gene encoding glucose-6-phosphate isomerase-like has translation MGLTHDPTFQKLEKWYHEHALHLNMRKMFEEDKERFHKFSTTLKTDHGDILIDYSKNLITEDVMKMLVELGKSRGIEAARDKMFHGDKINFTEGRAVLHVALRNRSNHPIMVDGHDVMPEVNKVLEKMKGFCHKVRSGEWKGWTGKSITDVVNVGIGGSDLGPLMVTEALKNYSKGGPRVHFVSNIDGTHIAKTLAELNAETTLFIVASKTFTTQETITNAESAKEWFIEHAKDKSAVAKHFVALSTAGPLVKAFGIDPDNMFGFWDWVGGRYSLWSCIGLSIALHIGYDNFEKLLEGAHWMDNHFKTAPVEKNAPMLLALLGVWYINFFQAETHAMLPYDQYMHRFAAYFQQGDMESNGKYITIHGKRVNYHTGPIVWGEPGTNGQHAFYQLIHQGTRMVPADFLIPAQTQHPIRESKHHKILMANFLAQTEALMKGKTTEEAKKELEAGGLTGEALETILPHKVFQGNKPTNSIVFKKLNPFTLGALIAMYEHKIFVQGVMWEINSFDQWGVELGKALCKKIEPELHGSNEVHSHDSSTNGLINFIKKNHA, from the exons ATGGGACTCACACACGACCCAACCTTCCAGAAACTGGAGAAATGGTACCATGAACATGCTCTGCACCTCAACATGAGGAAGATGTTTGAGGAAGACAAGGAGAGATTCCACAAATTCAG CACAACGCTGAAGACAGATCATGGAGACATTCTGATTGATTACTCTAAGAATCTCATCACTGAGGATGTCATGAAGATGTTGGTCGAACTG GGCAAGTCAAGGGGGATTGAGGCCGCCAGGGACAAGATGTTCCATGGAGACAAGATCAACTTCACTGAG GGCCGTGCTGTGCTCCACGTGGCTCTGAGGAACCGTTCCAACCATCCCATCATGGTTGACGGACATGATGTGATGCCTGAAGTCAACAAAGTCCTGGAGAAGATGAAGGGCTTCTGTCAC AAAGTTCGCAGTGGCGAGTGGAAGGGCTGGACTGGAAAGTCCATCACAGACGTTGTCAACGTCGGCATTGGTGGATCGGACCTG GGTCCTCTAATGGTGACTGAGGCTCTGAAGAACTACTCCAAGGGAGGTCCCCGTGTGCATTTTGTCTCCAACATTGACGGCACACACATTGCCAAAACCCTTGCTGAGCTCAATGCTGAGACCACCCTGTTCATCGTGGCCTCCAAG ACTTTCACCACCCAAGAGACCATCACCAACGCAGAGTCTGCCAAGGAATGGTTCATTGAGCACGCTAAAGAT AAATCTGCTGTTGCCAAGCATTTTGTGGCGCTCTCCACTGCCGGC CCTTTAGTGAAGGCCTTTGGCATTGATCCTGACAACATGTTTGGCTTCTGGGAT TGGGTTGGTGGACGTTATTCCCTGTGGTCTTGTATTGGATTGTCCATTGCTCTGCACATCG GCTATGACAACTTTGAGAAGCTTCTAGAAGGGGCTCACTGGATG GACAACCATTTCAAAACAGCCCCTGTGGAGAAGAACGCTCCCATGCTTCTGGCTCTGCTGGGTGTCTGGTACATCAACTTCTTCCAGGCCGAGACCCACGCCATGCTGCCTTATGACCAGTACATGCACCGATTCGCTGCCTACTTCCAGCAG GGTGACATGGAGTCCAATGGAAAGTACATCACTATTCATGGCAAACGTGTCAACTACCATACTGGCCCCATCGTATGGGGAGAGCCTGGCACCAACGGACAGCACGCCTTCTACCAGCTCATTCACCAAG GAACTCGCATGGTCCCCGCTGACTTCCTCATCCCTGCCCAGACACAGCACCCCATCAGGGAAAGCAAGCACCATAAG ATCCTGATGGCCAACTTCCTGGCCCAGACTGAGGCTCTGATGAAAGGAAAGACCACAGAGGAGGCTAAGAAGGAACTGGAGGCCGGCGGCCTGACAGGAGAGGCCCTGGAAACCATTCTGCCACACAAA GTATTCCAAGGAAACAAGCCAACCAACTCTATTGTCTTCAAGAAGCTGAACCCATTCACACTGGGAGCACTTATTG CCATGTATGAACACAAGATCTTTGTCCAGGGTGTTATGTGGGAGATCAACAGTTTTGACCAGTGGGG aGTTGAGCTGGGTAAGGCTTTGTGTAAGAAGATCGAGCCTGAGCTGCATGGCTCCAACGAGGTCCACTCTCACGACTCCTCCACCAACGGGCTCATTAACTTTATCAAGAAGAACCACGCCTAA